The following coding sequences lie in one Arachis stenosperma cultivar V10309 chromosome 5, arast.V10309.gnm1.PFL2, whole genome shotgun sequence genomic window:
- the LOC130982098 gene encoding ATP-dependent DNA helicase DDM1, which translates to MAPKDEVKEEDPVESPTSVLEDEDACAVKVEVESDEVQCQEAPELTDTQFNKLDELLTQTKLYSEFLLEKMDDITLNGGEQENEPEEKKVRGRASKRKAASQCNTTRAKRAVAAMLARSKESVKIEDINMTEEERTEKEQKELMPLLTGGKLKSYQLKGVKWLISLWQNGLNGILADQMGLGKTIQTIGFLSHLIGKGLHGPYMIIAPLSTLSNWKNEFSRFAPSLPAIIYHGNRQERDVIRRKHMPVTIGPKFPILITSYEVALNDAKKHLRVYPWKYLVVDEGHRLKNSKCKLVKELKWINAQNKLLLSGTPLQNDLAELWSLLNFILPDIFASLEEFKSWFNLSGKCNNGATKEELEETRRGQVVTKLHAILRPFLLRRMKSDVEISLPRKKEIIIYANMTEHQKKLQDHLVNKTLENYFADMKSMGRGIKTLNNLVIQLRKVCNHPDLLESAFDGSWLYPPVNEIVEQCGKFRLLERLLERLFARKHKVLLFSQWTRVLDILDYYLSEKGFEVCRIDGSVKLDERKRQIHEFNDENSNCRVFLLSTRAGGLGINLTAADTCILYDSDWNPQVDLQAMDRCHRIGQTKPVHVYRLSTAQSVEGRMLKRAFSKLKLEHVVIAKGHFHQDRTMLKVDEMEEQDIMALLRDEDAAEDKLIQTDISDEDLDKLLDRSDLIAQDPNDDDKELIPCDAFPLKGPGWEVVIPTATGGMLSTLNS; encoded by the exons ATGGCGCCCAAGGATGAAGTGAAGGAAGAAGATCCTGTTGAGTCTCCCACTTCCGTCCTTGAAGACGAG GATGCTTGTGCTGTGAAAGTTGAAGTTGAGTCTGATGAAGTGCAGTGCCAGGAGGCGCCTGAGCTTACTGATACTCAGTTTAACAAATTGGATGAGCTTTTAACTCAAACAAAGCTCTATTCCGAGTTTCTGCTGGAGAAAATGGACGACATCACACTT AATGGGGGCGAGCAAGAGAATGAGCCCGAAGAGAAGAAAGTGCGTGGCCGGGCTTCTAAAAGGAAAGCAGCTTCACAGTGCAATACT ACGAGGGCCAAAAGGGCAGTTGCTGCTATGCTTGCAAGATCAAAAGAAAGTGTTAAGATAGAAGATATTAACATGactgaggaggaaagaactgaGAAAGAACAGAAGGAGCTTATGCCTTTACTCACGGGCGGAAAATTGAAGTCTTATCAGCTTAAAGGTGTAAAGTGGTTGATTTCACTCTGGCAAAATGGATTGAATGGGATTCTTGCTGATCAAATGGGTCTTGGGAAGACCATTCAAACAATTGGATTTCTTTCACATCTAATAGGGAAAGGTCTCCATGGGCCATACATGATAATTGCTCCTCTAAGTACCCTCTCAAATTGGAAAAATGAGTTTTCTAG GTTTGCACCATCACTTCCTGCAATTATCTACCATGGCAACAGGCAAGAGAGAGATGTAATCCGACGGAAACATATGCCTGTAACCATTGGCCCCAAATTCCCCATATTAATAACTTCATATGAGGTTGCTTTAAATGATGCTAAAAAACATTTAAGGGTTTACCCTTGGAAGTATCTTGTAGTTGATGAG GGACACAGACTCAAAAATTCAAAGTGTAAATTAGTGAAGGAGTTGAAATGGATTAATGCACAGAACAAGCTACTTTTATCAGGGACTCCTCTTCAGAATGACTTGGCAGAGCTATGGTCCTTGTTGAACTTCATTTTACCGGATATTTTTGCTTCGCTTGAAGAATTTAAGTCATG GTTTAATCTATCAGGAAAGTGCAACAATGGAGCAACCAAGGAAGAATTAGAAGAAACAAGAAGAGGCCAA GTGGTGACTAAGCTTCATGCCATACTTCGACCCTTTCTCCTGCGTAGAATGAAGTCTGATGTTGAGATTTCATTGCCAAGAAAGAAGGAGATCATTATCTATGCAAATATGACTGAGCATCAGAAGAAATTGCAGGATCATTTAGTCAACAAGACGTTGGAGAACTATTTTGCGGACATGAAGTCAATGG GGCGTGGAATAAAGACGCTTAATAATTTGGTTATTCAACTTAGGAAAGTCTGTAACCATCCTGACCTCTTAGAGTCTGCCTTTGATGGTTCAT GGCTTTATCCTCCTGTGAATGAGATAGTTGAACAATGTGGAAAATTTCGTTTGCTTGAACGGCTGTTGGAAAGGTTATTTGCAAGGAAACACAAA GTTTTGTTATTCAGTCAGTGGACCAGAGTGTTAGACATACTGGATTACTATTTGAGTGAGAAGGGCTTTGAAGTTTGTAGGATTGATGGTAGTGTGAAATTGGATGAAAGGAAACGACAG ATCCATGAATTCAATGATGAAAATAGCAATTGCAgagtttttcttctttctaCTAGGGCTGGTGGACTAGGAATTAACCTTACTGCAGCTGACACATGCATTCTTTATGACAGTGATTGG AATCCTCAGGTAGACTTGCAGGCCATGGATAGGTGTCACAGAATTGGTCAAACAAAACCAGTTCATGTTTACAGGCTCTCGACTGCTCAATCTGTAGAG GGTCGCATGCTGAAAAGAGCTTTTAGCAAGTTGAAACTTGAACATGTGGTGATTGCAAAAGGACATTTTCATCAAGATCGCACAATGCTCAAAGTGGATGAAATGGAG GAACAAGATATTATGGCATTGCTTCGGGACGAGGATGCAGCTGAAGATAAATTGATACAAACAGATATTAGTGATGAGGATTTGGATAAGCTGTTGGATCGCAGCGATCTTATTGCTCAAGATCCAAATGATGACGACAAGGAACTCATTCCATGCGATGCATTTCCTCTTAAAGGACCTGGGTGGGAGGTTGTAATTCCGACGGCAACTGGGGGCATGCTTTCTACTCTTAACAGTTAA